One genomic region from Pecten maximus chromosome 5, xPecMax1.1, whole genome shotgun sequence encodes:
- the LOC117327221 gene encoding uncharacterized protein LOC117327221 yields the protein MIATKMHAVAQLKENINITNNKTMDVSRVRRCLFGKPDKDSLKAEVSKLYAKDCAEAKSRWNYDILNDVPEDGPLDWVETTDCPEFYKKGYTSKFRRVLPRVPCNSLYNRDYSDDSDDELRGVSTLSDNVLSSTSQDDLCNKSDEDCKNTTMPKLVQTHMDAYLRKRKRAVPSSTTSSKTRRLE from the exons ATGATTGCCACAAAGATGCACGCCGTGGCTCAGCTCAAGgaaaacattaatattacaaACAACAAGACCATGGATGTATCAAGGGTTCGCAGGTGTTTATTCGGGAAACCAGATAAAGACAGCCTTAAGGCTGAGGTTTCAAAACTGTATGCCAAAGATTGTGCGGAGGCCAAATCGCGTTGGAACTATGACATCCTCAATGATGTTCCAGAGGATGGACCATTGGATTGGGTTGAAACAACAGATTGCCCAGAATTCTATAAAAAGGGATACACGTCAAAATTTAGACGTGTGTTACCACGTGTGCCGTGCAATTCTCTGTATAACCGGGATTACAGCGACGATAGTGACGATGAGTTAAGAGGAGTTTCTACACTTAGCGACAATGTGTTGTCGTCTACTAGTCAAGACGATTTGTGCAATAAATCAGACGAGGATTGTAAAAATACTACAATGCCGAAACTAGTGCAAACACACATGGATG catatttgaggaaaagaaagagAGCAGTTCCCTCCAGTACAACATCAAGCAAGACGAGACGATTAGAATGA